A part of Bacillus thuringiensis genomic DNA contains:
- a CDS encoding methylthioribulose 1-phosphate dehydratase — MKQLFRQWYDLSEVKKELTIRNWFPATSGNISIKVSHEPLTFLITASGKDKTKTTPDDFLLVDHLGVPVLETELRPSAETILHTHIYNNTNAGCVLHVHTTDNNVITNLYSDAVTLQNQEIIKALDIWEEGATIHIPIIENHAHIPTLGENFRKHIQGDSGAVLIRNHGITVWGRDSFDAKKRLEAYEFLFQFHIKLLSIQGGVSNGANSYS, encoded by the coding sequence ATGAAACAACTTTTTCGTCAATGGTATGACTTAAGCGAGGTAAAAAAAGAGTTAACAATACGAAATTGGTTTCCAGCAACGAGTGGTAATATTTCTATAAAGGTTAGTCATGAGCCACTTACTTTTCTTATTACAGCAAGTGGTAAAGATAAAACAAAAACGACTCCAGATGATTTTCTATTAGTAGATCATCTAGGGGTTCCCGTATTAGAGACTGAATTACGCCCTTCAGCAGAAACCATATTACATACACATATTTATAACAATACGAATGCCGGGTGCGTACTTCATGTTCATACAACTGATAATAATGTCATCACAAATTTATATAGTGATGCAGTCACCCTTCAAAATCAAGAAATTATTAAAGCTCTCGATATTTGGGAAGAAGGTGCAACAATTCACATTCCTATTATCGAAAACCATGCCCATATCCCAACGCTTGGAGAAAACTTCCGAAAGCATATACAAGGAGATTCGGGAGCAGTATTAATTCGTAACCACGGTATTACCGTATGGGGCCGAGATAGCTTTGATGCAAAGAAAAGATTAGAAGCTTATGAGTTTTTATTCCAATTCCATATAAAACTATTATCAATTCAAGGAGGCGTTTCTAATGGCGCAAATTCGTATTCATGA
- a CDS encoding 1,2-dihydroxy-3-keto-5-methylthiopentene dioxygenase, which yields MAQIRIHEVNTRIENEVEVSKFLQEEGVLYEKWNISKLPTYLNENYSLTDENKAEILAVFSKEIADVSARRGYKAHDVISLSNSIPNLDELLINFQKEHHHTDDEVRFIVSGHGIFAIEGKDGKFFDVELEPGDLISVPENARHYFTLQDDRQVVAIRIFVTTEGWVPIY from the coding sequence ATGGCGCAAATTCGTATTCATGAAGTAAATACTCGCATAGAAAATGAAGTAGAAGTATCTAAATTTCTACAAGAGGAAGGCGTTTTATATGAGAAATGGAACATCTCTAAACTTCCTACTTATTTAAATGAAAATTATTCGTTAACAGATGAAAACAAGGCTGAAATATTAGCTGTGTTTTCAAAAGAAATCGCTGATGTTTCAGCGCGCCGAGGTTATAAAGCACATGATGTAATTTCACTTTCAAATAGCATACCTAACCTTGACGAATTATTAATTAATTTCCAAAAAGAACACCATCATACTGATGATGAAGTTCGCTTTATTGTTAGTGGACATGGCATATTTGCCATTGAAGGAAAAGATGGAAAATTCTTTGACGTTGAACTTGAGCCAGGCGATCTCATATCTGTTCCAGAAAATGCAAGACATTATTTTACCTTACAAGATGATCGTCAAGTTGTCGCTATTCGTATTTTTGTTACAACTGAAGGCTGGGTTCCAATTTATTGA
- a CDS encoding DUF3909 family protein — MELQKFDEMIDTVQRATCIQINEKQKEAFKQKYDFEPKFEYGRDEKGHYIIRTSKKMLEEMEFYLALKYDRDGVDLYMQAEIDGICHVSVSYSEDALHLQELFQFLEENK; from the coding sequence ATGGAGCTTCAAAAATTTGATGAGATGATTGATACTGTACAACGAGCAACTTGTATACAAATTAATGAAAAACAAAAAGAAGCTTTTAAACAAAAATATGATTTTGAGCCGAAATTCGAATATGGAAGAGATGAAAAGGGGCATTACATTATTCGAACTTCAAAAAAAATGCTAGAAGAAATGGAGTTTTATTTGGCATTGAAGTATGATCGAGATGGAGTTGATCTATATATGCAAGCAGAGATTGATGGTATATGTCACGTATCTGTTAGCTATAGTGAAGATGCCCTACATTTACAAGAATTGTTTCAATTTCTAGAAGAAAATAAATAA
- a CDS encoding NAD(P)-dependent oxidoreductase, with protein MERKNVSIGFIGIGVMGKSMVRHLMQDGYKVYVYNRTKAKTDSLVQDGANWCDTPKELVKQVDVVMTMVGYPHDVEEVYFGSEGIIENANEGTIAIDFTTSTPTLAKRINEVGKRKNVFTLDAPVSGGDVGAKEARLAIMVGGEKDIYDRCLPLFEKLGTNIQLQGPAGSGQHTKMCNQIAIASNMIGVCEAVAYAKKAGLNPDKVLESISTGAAGSWSLSNLAPRMLKGDFEPGFYVKHFMKDMKIALDEAEKLQLPVPGLSLAKEWYEELIKDGEENSGTQVLYKKYIRG; from the coding sequence ATGGAACGTAAAAATGTATCAATAGGTTTCATCGGTATTGGTGTAATGGGAAAAAGTATGGTGCGTCATTTAATGCAAGACGGCTATAAAGTATATGTATATAATAGAACAAAAGCGAAGACAGACTCTTTAGTGCAAGATGGTGCAAATTGGTGTGATACACCGAAAGAGTTAGTAAAGCAAGTAGATGTTGTAATGACTATGGTTGGATATCCACATGATGTTGAAGAAGTGTACTTTGGAAGTGAAGGCATTATAGAGAATGCAAATGAAGGCACGATAGCCATTGATTTTACGACATCTACACCAACATTGGCAAAACGTATAAATGAAGTTGGTAAAAGAAAGAATGTATTTACGTTAGATGCCCCTGTATCTGGAGGAGATGTTGGTGCGAAAGAAGCAAGACTTGCAATTATGGTCGGTGGAGAGAAAGACATATATGATAGATGTTTACCGTTGTTTGAAAAACTAGGAACAAATATTCAGTTACAAGGACCAGCTGGGAGTGGACAGCATACGAAAATGTGCAATCAAATTGCAATTGCATCCAACATGATTGGAGTATGTGAAGCTGTTGCTTACGCGAAAAAGGCTGGACTGAATCCAGATAAAGTATTAGAGAGTATTTCAACGGGAGCAGCAGGTAGCTGGTCATTGAGTAATTTAGCTCCTCGAATGTTAAAGGGAGATTTTGAACCAGGGTTTTATGTAAAGCATTTTATGAAAGATATGAAGATTGCTTTAGATGAGGCTGAAAAATTGCAATTACCAGTACCAGGTTTAAGTTTGGCGAAGGAATGGTATGAAGAGTTAATAAAAGATGGGGAAGAGAATAGCGGAACACAAGTGTTATACAAAAAATACATAAGGGGGTAA